TCCGGACACCAGTCGCGAAGCCCGGAGGCGGTCTTGGCGTCGGTGATGTGCTGGGCACCACCGAGGAAGAGCAGATAGGGAGCGCGAAGCGTGAGCATGGGGTAGAGTCTGGCACGTCCCGCACGATGCGGGAAGGCAGGGGGCCGCCACATATTTCCCGCATGATCTCCCGTCGCGATTTCCTCGTTGGCACCGCCGGCGTCGGTGCCTCACTCGGGCTCACGCCCCAGCTGCTTCGGGCGCTGGCGGCGCTGCCTCAGGGCCCGCTGCTGCAGCGCGCCATTCCCGCCACCGGCGAGACGATTCCCGTCATCGGGCTGGGAAGTTCGGCGACGTTTGCGAGCGTGGCCCGCTCGGAGGACGTCACGGCGTTGCGGGCGGTCTTTCAGGCCATGGTCGATCGCGGAGCACGCGTCTTCGACACGGCGCCGTCGTATGGCGCATCGGAGGCCGTCGCGGCCACGCTCGTGAACGAGATGGGCATTGCCGGCAAGCTGTTCTGGGCGACCAAGGTGAACGTGGCCGGGCGCGGTGGCGCCGCCGCCGATCCGGTCGCCGCGCGCGCGCAAGTCGAGACCAGTCTCACGCGGTTCGCGCAGCCGAAGATCGATCTCCTGCAGGTGCACAACATGGGCGACCCGCCAACGCAGCTGAAGGTGGCGCGCGAGTTCAAGCAGGCCGGCAAGGTGCGGTACGTAGGCATCACCACCACCTTCCCCAACCAGTACGCCTCGCTCATCGATGTGATGCGCAACGAGCCGCTCGACTTCATCGGCGTGGACTACGCGGCCGACAATCGTGACGTGGAAGACGTCATTCTGCCGCTTGCCCAGCAGCGGAAGATCGCCGTGCTTGCCTACGCCCCGTTCGGTCGCACGAGCCTCTTTCGCCGGGCGGCCAACACCCCGCTGCCGGAGTGGGCGCGGGAGTTCGACGCCACCACGTACGCGCAGTTCTTCCTCAAGTTCTGCCTCTCGCACCCCGCCATTACAGCGGTGACGCCGGCCACGAGCCAGGCGAAGAACATGATCGACAACATCGGTGGCGGCATCGGGCGCCTGCCCACCCCGGCCCATCGCGAGCAGATGATCACGTTCGTGGATGCCTTGCCGGCGTTGCCCGGGCGCTGACGACCGATCATTTTGCCGAGACGGCGGTGGCGTTCGCGCGCCGGCCGGACAGGGGGGATGGTCGAGTGGTTTATGGCTCCGGTCTTGAAAACCGGCGTACCGGCAACGGTACCGTGGGTTCGAATCCCACTCCCCCCGTTATGAGCACTCCCTTGCGTGTTTCGTGGCTGTTGCTGTGCGCGGTTACCACCGTGGGCAGGGCGCAGCCACCGGTTCCGCGGGTCACCGAGTTGCCCAGTGCCGCCTCGGCGCTCCTGCAGGCCGTGCACGCCGTGAACGCGCAGGTGGTGTGGGCGTCGGGCCACAAGGGCACAGTCGTGCGCTCGCGCGACGGCGGAAACAGCTGGGAACGGCTCGAGACGCCAGCCGGCGACTCGCTCGAGTTCCGCGACATTCACGCCGTGCATGCCGACACCGCCTGGATCCTCTCCGCCGGCAGCGGGTCCAGGTCGCGCATCTATCGCACGACCAACGGTGGTGCCACCTGGCGCCTGCAATTCCGCAACGCCGACTCGGCGGCGTTCTACGACTGCCTCTCGTTCGGCTCGTCCAGTACGGGAGTGGCGTACGGCGACGCGTCGCAGCAGCGCACGAACATCCTGCGCACCGAGGACGCCGGACACACGTGGCAACTGCTTGCCCCCACGGCCGTCCCGGCGCCGCTCCCCGGTGAAGGGGCGTTCGCCGCCAGTGGCCTCTGCGTGGTGCACGGAAACGCCAACACGGTGTACATCGCCACGGGGTCGCCCGGGTCTCGGCTGTTCCGCAGTCGCGATGCCGGACGGAGCTGGAGCGTGGAGAACACGCCGTTCACGCGGGGGGGGGCCGCCGGGCTGTCGGGGCTGTCGTTCGCCTCGCCGCAACGTGGCATTGCCGTGGCCGGCGACATGAACCGCCTGCGCACCGATTCGGCGCACAGTGTCGTGGGAGTCACCACCGACGGCGGTCGCACCTGGTCCATGCGCGCTCGCCCACCCCGCCCCGGCGCGCTCGCCGGTGTGACCTGGGTGCCCGGTGCTGATCCCGGCACCGCCGTGGCCGTGGGATTCGGCGGGGCGTTCTACACGCGCGATGAAGGGCGCAGTTGGATCACAATCACCACCGACGTCACCACCGGCGTATCTGCCGTGGGGCGCCAGGTGTGGATAGGTGGTGCCAACGGCAAGCTGTGGCGCGTGGACTTCTAGCTCACACGACCGGCGTGGCGGCACATGGCGCGCACAGGCCATCATGGGATCCACAGGACCCGCGCCATTGCCATTGCCTCCGCGCTGCGCCCCCGACTACATTTCCGCTCCGTCGTGATTCTTCGGAGCCAAGGCGGCGAAGGCGTCCAACCTGTTGCCCGGCAACAGATTCGCGGCGTCCTCGAGGGGTGAGGAGAGATGGCCGAGAGGCTGAAGGCACCGGTTTGCTAAACCGGCATAGGGGGTCAACCCCTATCGCGGGTTCGAATCCCGCTCTCTCCGTGCCGCGGGTCCGCCGGGTCTCCGGCGGACCCGCGCTTTTTTTGTTCCGGCTTTTCGTCGCATTCCGACCCTCTCCGGTCTGTGTCCTTCATGACGGCTGCGTCTTCCGGCAAGCGCCCTCGCGTGCGCTTCGCCCCCTCGCCCACGGGCTTCCTGCACGTGGGCGGCGCGCGCACGGCGCTCTTCAACTGGCTGTACGCCAAGAAGTACGATGGCGATTTCCTGCTGCGCATCGAGGACACCGACCGCCAGCGCAGCACCGACGAAAGCACGCGCGCCATCTTCGAAGGCATGGAGTGGCTCGGCCTCACGTGGGACGAAGAGGTCGTGTACCAGGGGGCCAACGTGGCCCGGCACTATGCCGACGCGCACCGTCTGCTGGACGCGGGGGCGGCGTACCGCGACTTCACGCCGGCCAGCGAGCTCGAGCGACTGCGCGCCGAGGCGGAGGCACGGGGTGATGCGTTCAAGTTCGATCGCACCCATGCCGAGCTGAGCGAACACGAATTGGCCGAGAAGCTCGCCAGCAACGAGCCGTATGCCATCCGCTTCCGCGTGCCGGAGGGCACGACCGAATGGCCCGATCTCGTACACGGGCGCATCGCCTTTCCCAACAAGGACATCGAGGACTTCATCATCCTCCGGTCCGACGGCACGCCGGTGTACAACATGGCGGTCGTGTCCGACGACATCGCGATGGGCATCACGCTCGTCATGCGCGGCGACGACCACATCTCCAACACCCCCAAGCAGATCCTGCTCTATCGGGCGCTCGGGGCCGAGGTGCCGCAGTTCGGCCACGTACCCATGATTCACGGCACCGACGGCAAGAAGCTGTCGAAGCGTCACGGCGCCACGGCGGTGGGCGATTACCAGCACCAGGGGCTGTTGCCGCAGGCCATGCTCAACTTCCTGGCGCTGCTCGGCTGGTCACCCGGAGACGACACGGAAGTGATGACCATGCCGGAGCTCATCGAGCGCTTCAGCGTGCACGGCCTGCACGCCAAGGCGGCGGTGTTCGACACGAAGAAGCTGGAGTGGATGAACGGCCAGCATCTCGCACAGATCCCCATCGATCAGCTGGCCACCATCGTCGCGCCCATGGTGGAGCGCGCAGGCTTGGCCACCGTGGCCGACCTGCAGGCGCGTCACCAGTGGTTCTGCGGCGTGCTGGAGCTGCTGCGCATTCGCGCACGCCTCACCGACGAGATCGTGGCGCAGGCGCGCCCCTTCTTCGTGGAGTCGGTAGAGTACGACCCTGAGGCGGTGAGCAAGCAGTGGCGCGATGCCGCCGCCACCGCCGACATTCTCGATGCCACGCGGGAACGGCTCGCCTCGCTCGAGACGTGGGAGCCGGCGGCCATGGAGGAAGGGCTGCGCAAGCTCGCCGAAGAGCGCAGCATTTCGGGTGGCAAGATCTTCCAGCCGCTGCGCGTGGCGCTGACCGGCCTTACGGTGAGCCCGGGCATCTTCGACGTGCTGCTGTACGTGGGGCGCGAACGCTCACTGGCACGCATCGCCGAAGCGGTGGCCTACCTGAGGCAGTAGCGCGGCGCTACTGCTTGTCGACGCTCTTCGGTTCAGCCTTGAGGGGCGCCGCAAGACTCGCGCTGGGTGCGCGCAGCCGCTCGCGTCGTTCGGCGTCGCGACGCTTGTCCATTTCCTTGACGATGCGCTTGAACTCGGCCTCGCCCATGCCGCGTTCGGACATGCGCTGAATGTCCGCACGTCCCGCGTTGATGCGCGCAGCATTGGCCATCCCCGCAGGATTGGCTGACATGCCGGCGGCGGTGGCGGCATTGAGGGGGAGCAACGCCAGCAGCGCATTGGGAATCATGACCTTCCCCAGGCGAATGCCCTGCTGGTCCCATCCCCACTTGTTGCCGCTCTTGTCGGTCTTGGTCCAGTCGCCGGGGGCGCGCCCGTACTGTCCGCGCCCCTGCGCCCGGTTGAGCGAGTCGAGCGAGTCGCGTGCCGCGGTGAGCATGCCGGCCATGATGCTGTCCAGCTTGTCGGCCCGGTCACCCGACGCGATGCCGGTGCCCCCAGCCCCGCCCTGTCCCACGGGACCACGCCAAACGCGTTCATCGGTGTAGCCGGGGCGGACGCCTCGCACATTGGGGTCGAGCGCGCCAATGCCGTTGCCCACGGTGCCGCCACTACCGGTATCGCGCGGCGTTGGGGCTGCGGGCGGCGGGACGGCAGGCCGGCTGTCGGCCTGCTGGTTGAACGGGAGTGCCGACGGACGCGGCACCGCAGGCTGTTCGGCCACCGGGCGACGCACTTCGGTAGGCGGCTCCGTCTTGGGCGGCACGGGCGTGATGTACGTGACCCGTTCCTCGCGGGTCGCCTGACCGTCGTTGAATTGCAGCCACTGCGGCACGCCGTACCCCAGCGTCAGCGCCTGAATGAGCACGCCGCCCACGAGCACGTGCAGTGCCACGGCCACGGCCACGGCCCGCGGTGACCGCTTCTCGCCACGGGGGAACCCGGAGAGACGCGCCCCCAGTGAGCCCTTCGCCACGCGGTGTCTGCCCGCACCGGCACCATCCCCCCGCTCGGCAGGGCCGGACGGACGGCCGTCTGGCGGCGGCGTCTTGGCGGGAGGACGGGGCATACGAGAAAGATACTCGGATTTTTCGGTGGGAGGGGGGCCCGGCGGTCAGCTGGCGGCTACTACCGGATTTGACACCCGGCTCAAGCCGACCAGTTCCACCTCGACGACGTCACCCGGAGACAACCGCCCCACCCCGTGCGGGGTGCCCGTGGCCACCACATCGCCGGGTTCGAGGGTGAGGTACTGCGAGATGTAGTGCAGCAGGAACGGAATGCGGAACGCCATGTCCCCACCCCGGGCCCGCTGCACTTCCACCCCGTTGAGGCGCGTGACCAGCTCGATGGCGTCGAGGTCGGCCGGCGCCGGCACCGGTTCGCCAATGGGGCAGAAGGTGTCGAGCCCCTTTGCCCGCGCCCACTGCCCGTCGTTCTTCTGGAGATCGCGCGCGGTCACATCGTTGAGCGCGACCACCCCGCCGATGGCCGCCACCGCCTCGGCTTCACTGGCCGCCCGGCTGAGCCGCGCGCCCATCACGATGGCGATCTCCCCCTCGTACTCGATGTGCGTGGACACGGGGTGCAGCACGATGGCCTCGCCTTCGCGAATGATGGACGAGGGCGGCTTGAGGAACAGCAACGGTTCCGCCGGCAGGTCGTTGCCCATTTCCTTCGCGTGCAGGAGATAATTGCGGCCAACGCAGACGATCTTGGAGGGACGTGGCATGGGGGATGGCTGGTGGGTGGCGGCGGCGGGGGAAGAACGGCTACAGCGTAAAGGGTAAAGTGTTGCCACCTGACAGTACGGCGCCAGAAGCCGTCTCCCGTTGACGCGGTGCGGTTGGGAGGCAACTCCTGACACGTTACGCTTTTGCTGTCCCCCCCGCCCCCCGCTGCCGGTAGAACCTCGCGACTTCACCGCGCACCTCCTCCCACGCGCCCACGAGGCGGCGGGCGGGCGGCAGGGCATCGAGGAGTTCGCGGCCATAGCGCTTGCTGATCACGCGCGGGTCGCTGAGGACCACCACGCCGGCGTCGGTGGCAGTGCGAATGAGTCGACCGAACCCCTGCTTGAGGCGCAGCGACGCGTGCGGCAGCATGAACTCGCCAAAGCTGTTGCCGCCGCGCGCCTCGATGGCCTCGCATTGCGCCGCCACCATGGGTTCGGTGGGCACCCGAAACGGCAGCTTGGCAATGAGCAGCCCACGCAGGGCGTCGCCCGGCACGTCCACCCCTTCCCAGAAGGTGGCGGTCCCCAGCAGCACCGCGCGCCCGCTGTCACGGAAGCGTTGCAGCAGCACGTCGCGCGGTTCCTCGCCGTGCACCAGCAGCGGCCAGTTGCCCCCCTGCCCCGGTCCACGCAGCCATTCTGCCGCCTCACGGACATCGCGGTGGCTCGTGAACAGGGCGAACAGCCCGCCGTCGCTGGCCGTCATGAGGTCGCGCAGATGACGGCACACCGCCGCGAAATGCTCGCGCGGCTGTTCATTGGGCGCCGGCAGATCGGTGGGCACCACCAGCACCGCCTGGCGCGGATAATCGAAGGGCGATGGAAACATCGCCGCCTGCTTCGAGCGGCGCGCGTCGGCAATCCCCAGCCGTTCCTCGAGAAACGCAAACCCACCGTGCGTGGCCAGCGTGGCACTGGTGATCACTGCCGTCTCCACACGCTCGAAGAGATCCTCGCGCAGCACCGGCGCGAGATCGAGCGGCACGCAGTGCACGGCCACGTTGCGCTCATTGGGTGTCGGCTTGCCCTGAAACTCCATCCACCGCACGACCGGCGGACCGTCAGCAGGGGGCATGAGTCCCTTGGCCAGGGCATCGCCGGCACTCTGCAACCGTCGCAGTACCGCCCGCAGCTCGTTGAGCAGCGGCGCGAGCTCCTCCGCGCGCTTCTTGTCACTCTCGAAGCGGTCGCGCACCACCTTGAGGCCGGTCGCGAGCGCATCGATCTCCGTGAGCAGTTCCTTGAGCGTGCCCTCGATGCCGTTGCGCCACAGGTCGTGCTGCTGGAACTCGCCGGTGAGGCGCATCACCGCGGTGCCCTGCATTTCGAGCACGGCGGCGAGCAACTCGAAGAGCAACTGCACGCGATCGCGCGCCGTGAGCGTGCTCGAGATGAGCCGCTCCTGCACGAGATCGAGGCTGGCCGTACTCAGCAGATCCTTGCCACCGGCCAGGCGCGCGATGAGGGCCGGCAGCAACCCCTTGCCGCGCCGTTCGAGCCGGTTGAACATGCGCGCCAGCGCGCGACGCGTGATGGAGCTGCCCAGGTGCGAGGCTGCCGCATCCTCGAGATGATGCCCTTCGTCGATCACCAGGCGCTTGTACGCCGGGAGCACCGCGGCCTCGTCCCAGTTCTGCGCCTGCCGTCGCACCGCCACGTCGGAGAGCAGCAGGTGATGGTTCACGACCACGATGTCGGCGTTCGCCGCGTCCTTGCGCGCCTTGAACAGGAAGCAGTCGTTGTAGAACTCGCACTTGAGACGCCCGCAGAGATCGGGCTCGGCGGAGACCTCGTCCCAGATGTCGGCGCGCGGCGCGGTGCCCAGGTCACTCAGCGAGCCATCCTTCGTGCGCTGCGCCCACTCGGCAATCTTCGCCACTTCGCCGGACGCATTGTCCTCGAAGAGCGCCGCCCCCGCCCCCTGCGCCTGCTGCAGCCGGTACAGACACAGGTAGTTGCGCCACCCCTTGA
The DNA window shown above is from Gemmatimonas sp. and carries:
- a CDS encoding aldo/keto reductase: MISRRDFLVGTAGVGASLGLTPQLLRALAALPQGPLLQRAIPATGETIPVIGLGSSATFASVARSEDVTALRAVFQAMVDRGARVFDTAPSYGASEAVAATLVNEMGIAGKLFWATKVNVAGRGGAAADPVAARAQVETSLTRFAQPKIDLLQVHNMGDPPTQLKVAREFKQAGKVRYVGITTTFPNQYASLIDVMRNEPLDFIGVDYAADNRDVEDVILPLAQQRKIAVLAYAPFGRTSLFRRAANTPLPEWAREFDATTYAQFFLKFCLSHPAITAVTPATSQAKNMIDNIGGGIGRLPTPAHREQMITFVDALPALPGR
- the gltX gene encoding glutamate--tRNA ligase; protein product: MTAASSGKRPRVRFAPSPTGFLHVGGARTALFNWLYAKKYDGDFLLRIEDTDRQRSTDESTRAIFEGMEWLGLTWDEEVVYQGANVARHYADAHRLLDAGAAYRDFTPASELERLRAEAEARGDAFKFDRTHAELSEHELAEKLASNEPYAIRFRVPEGTTEWPDLVHGRIAFPNKDIEDFIILRSDGTPVYNMAVVSDDIAMGITLVMRGDDHISNTPKQILLYRALGAEVPQFGHVPMIHGTDGKKLSKRHGATAVGDYQHQGLLPQAMLNFLALLGWSPGDDTEVMTMPELIERFSVHGLHAKAAVFDTKKLEWMNGQHLAQIPIDQLATIVAPMVERAGLATVADLQARHQWFCGVLELLRIRARLTDEIVAQARPFFVESVEYDPEAVSKQWRDAAATADILDATRERLASLETWEPAAMEEGLRKLAEERSISGGKIFQPLRVALTGLTVSPGIFDVLLYVGRERSLARIAEAVAYLRQ
- a CDS encoding fumarylacetoacetate hydrolase family protein, which encodes MPRPSKIVCVGRNYLLHAKEMGNDLPAEPLLFLKPPSSIIREGEAIVLHPVSTHIEYEGEIAIVMGARLSRAASEAEAVAAIGGVVALNDVTARDLQKNDGQWARAKGLDTFCPIGEPVPAPADLDAIELVTRLNGVEVQRARGGDMAFRIPFLLHYISQYLTLEPGDVVATGTPHGVGRLSPGDVVEVELVGLSRVSNPVVAAS
- a CDS encoding helicase C-terminal domain-containing protein, which translates into the protein MAQVAGEARLLPKAAAAMRTQIRLHGGNEVCFVCTVDDQGHVATARKVAAGDVQSVLALPGVADRGELLVHNHPSGELTPSDADMEVAYRLHMNGVGFAIVDNEATRIYFVTEIPEGRTLVPVDPDDVDVQLGPHGLIAQAMRRVHGARDYEDRPSQRAMAAEVVTAFNGGGVALLEAGTGVGKSLGYLVPALRWAAANGERTVVSTNTITLQEQLVAKDLPFLQRALTDQPVRFALLKGWRNYLCLYRLQQAQGAGAALFEDNASGEVAKIAEWAQRTKDGSLSDLGTAPRADIWDEVSAEPDLCGRLKCEFYNDCFLFKARKDAANADIVVVNHHLLLSDVAVRRQAQNWDEAAVLPAYKRLVIDEGHHLEDAAASHLGSSITRRALARMFNRLERRGKGLLPALIARLAGGKDLLSTASLDLVQERLISSTLTARDRVQLLFELLAAVLEMQGTAVMRLTGEFQQHDLWRNGIEGTLKELLTEIDALATGLKVVRDRFESDKKRAEELAPLLNELRAVLRRLQSAGDALAKGLMPPADGPPVVRWMEFQGKPTPNERNVAVHCVPLDLAPVLREDLFERVETAVITSATLATHGGFAFLEERLGIADARRSKQAAMFPSPFDYPRQAVLVVPTDLPAPNEQPREHFAAVCRHLRDLMTASDGGLFALFTSHRDVREAAEWLRGPGQGGNWPLLVHGEEPRDVLLQRFRDSGRAVLLGTATFWEGVDVPGDALRGLLIAKLPFRVPTEPMVAAQCEAIEARGGNSFGEFMLPHASLRLKQGFGRLIRTATDAGVVVLSDPRVISKRYGRELLDALPPARRLVGAWEEVRGEVARFYRQRGAGGTAKA